From the genome of Litoribacterium kuwaitense:
CGTTTCGTATATAATCACTTTTTAGCACGTTGGAACGATACATATAAGGAAACAGGCAAAGGACTCACTTACAATTCATGTTCTGCCGAATTAACGCAGCTAAAAAAAGAATTCGTATGGTTAAAAGAAGTCGACAGCGTTGCTATTCAATCCTCACTTAAAAACCTTGCGGATTCGTATTCACGATTTT
Proteins encoded in this window:
- a CDS encoding helix-turn-helix domain-containing protein, with protein sequence MLVNKAYKFRIYPNKEQEILIAKTIGCSRFVYNHFLARWNDTYKETGKGLTYNSCSAELTQLKKEFVWLKEVDSVAIQSSLKNLADSYSRF